The following proteins are co-located in the Canis aureus isolate CA01 chromosome X, VMU_Caureus_v.1.0, whole genome shotgun sequence genome:
- the UBL4A gene encoding ubiquitin-like protein 4A, which translates to MQLTVKALQGRECSLQVSEDEPVSTLKHLVSEKLNVPVRQQRLLFKGKALADGKRLSDYSVGPNSKLNLVVKPLEKVLLEESAARRLAEAPPPAAPAWQLVSKVLARHFSAADASRVLDQLQRDYERSLNRLTLDDIERLASRFLHPEVTEAMEKGFSK; encoded by the exons ATGCAGCTGACAGTGAAAGCGCTCCAGGGCCGCGAGTGCAGCCTGCAG GTGTCGGAGGACGAGCCCGTGTCCACGCTGAAGCACCTGGTCTCCGAGAAACTCAACGTCCCCGTGCGCCAGCAGCGGCTGCTGTTCAAGGGCAAGGCCCTGGCAG ATGGGAAAAGACTCTCGGATTACAGCGTGGGGCCCAATTCCAAGCTGAACCTAGTGGTCAAACCTCTGGAGAAGGTGTTACTGGAAGAAAGCGCTGCCCGCAGACTCGCCGAGGCGCCGCCTCCAGCCGCCCCAGCCTGGCAGCTGGTCTCCAAAGTCCTGGCCCGCCACTTCAGTGCGGCGGATGCCAGCAGAGTCCTCGACCAGCTACAGAGG GATTATGAGAGGTCCCTGAATCGCCTGACGCTGGATGACATCGAACGCTTGGCGAGCCGCTTTCTGCACCCTGAAGTGACTGAAGCTATGGAGAAGGGGTTCTCCAAATAA
- the SLC10A3 gene encoding P3 protein isoform X1, translating into MQSWTKASREELCHLRTQPRAKPSPWTLLWATGQHQQGCSPEPQRAWTHGPLGGAMVFRRGRGSCRWWPGLGVGGGCPGPLGLLRASLLLVSLPLGARGTASANLSTAVSQTVPLPGGRYLSIGDGSVLEFEFPEESEGIIVISSQYPGQGNRTGPRPVLKVTSLDTEVLTIKNVSAITWGGGGGFVVSIHSGLPGLAPLHIQLMDPRETPPVLIEERRDFCIKVSPAEDTPTALGTDMVHFSENPILYLLLPLIFVNKCSFGCKVELEVLKGLLQSPQPMLLGLLGQFLVMPFYAFLMAKVFMLPKALALGLIITCSSPGGGGSYLFSLLLGGDVTLAISMTFISTVAATGFLPLSSAIYSHLLSIHETLHVPISKILGTLLFIAIPIAAGVVIKSKLPKFSQLLLQVIKPFSFVLLLGGLFLAYRMGVFILAGVRLPIVLVGLTVPLVGLLVGYCLATCLKLPVAQRRTVSIEVGVQNSLLALAMLQLSLRRLQADYASQAPFIVALSGTSEMLALVIGHFIYSSLCSVP; encoded by the exons ATGCAAAGCTGGACCAAGGCCTCCCGG GAAGAGCTCTGCCATCTGAGAACACAGCCCAGGGCCAAGCCCAGCCCATGGACCCTTCTCTGGGCAACCGGACAGCACCAGCAGGGCTGCTCTCCTGAGCCACAGAGGGCCTGGACACACGGTCCTCTGGGAGGAGCCATGGTGttcaggaggggcaggggcagctgtCGGTGGTGGCCTGGACTGGGAGTCGGGGGAGGTTGCCCAGGCCCCCTAGGCCTGCTCAGGGCTTCCTTGCTGCTTGTCAGCCTGCCTTTGGGGGCCCGGGGAACAGCCAGTGCCAACCTCAGCACAGCTGTGAGCCAGACGGTGCCACTGCCAGGGGGCCGATACTTGAGCATTGGGGATGGCTCTGTGCTGGAGTTTGAGTTCCCAGAGGAGAGCGAGGGCATCATCGTGATCTCCAGCCAGTACCCGGGCCAGGGCAACAGGACAGGGCCCAGGCCGGTGCTGAAGGTCACCTCCTTGGACACAGAGGTGCTGACCATCAAGAACGTGAGTGCCATAACCTGGGGCGGTGGGGGCGGCTTTGTGGTGAGCATCCACTCAGGCCTGCCTGGGCTAGCCCCACTCCACATCCAGCTCATGGACCCCCGTGAGACTCCGCCCGTGCTAATTGAGGAACGGAGAGATTTCTGCATCAAGGTGTCACCTGCCGAAGACACCCCTACCGCCCTTGGCACTGACATGGTCCACTTCTCGGAGAACCCAATACTCTACTTGCTCCTGCCTCTTATCTTTGTCAACAAGTGTTCATTTGGGTGCAAAGTAGAACTCGAGGTTCTGAAGGGGCTCCTGCAGAGCCCCCAGCCTATGCTGCTGGGCCTCCTGGGCCAGTTCCTGGTCATGCCCTTCTATGCTTTCCTGATGGCCAAGGTCTTCATGCTGCCCAAGGCCCTGGCTCTAGGCCTCATCATCACCTGCTCGTCGCCCGGCGGCGGGGGGAGCTACCTCTTCAGCCTCCTCCTTGGAGGGGACGTCACCCTGGCCATCTCCATGACTTTCATCTCAACAGTGGCTGCCACCGGCTTCCTGCCATTGTCCTCTGCCATCTACAGCCATCTGCTCAGCATCCACGAAACCCTCCACGTGCCCATCTCCaagatcctggggaccctgctgTTCATCGCTATCCCCATAGCAGCAGGCGTGGTGATCAAGTCCAAGCTCCCCAAGTTCTCCCAGTTGCTGCTGCAGGTCATCAAGCCCTTCAGCTTTGTGCTTCTCCTGGGTGGCCTCTTCCTGGCCTACCGCATGGGGGTCTTCATCCTGGCTGGCGTCAGGCTGCCCATCGTACTGGTGGGCCTCACAGTGCCCCTGGTTGGCCTCCTGGTGGGCTACTGTCTGGCCACCTGCCTGAAGCTGCCAGTGGCCCAGCGGCGGACGGTGAGCATTGAGGTAGGGGTGCAGAACAGCCTGCTGGCCTTGGCCATGCTGCAGTTGTCCCTCCGGCGCCTTCAAGCAGACTACGCCTCCCAGGCCCCCTTCATTGTAGCACTGAGCGGCACCTCGGAGATGCTGGCCTTGGTGATTGGCCACTTCATCTACAGCAGCCTGTGCTCAGTCCCCTGA
- the SLC10A3 gene encoding P3 protein isoform X2 → MVFRRGRGSCRWWPGLGVGGGCPGPLGLLRASLLLVSLPLGARGTASANLSTAVSQTVPLPGGRYLSIGDGSVLEFEFPEESEGIIVISSQYPGQGNRTGPRPVLKVTSLDTEVLTIKNVSAITWGGGGGFVVSIHSGLPGLAPLHIQLMDPRETPPVLIEERRDFCIKVSPAEDTPTALGTDMVHFSENPILYLLLPLIFVNKCSFGCKVELEVLKGLLQSPQPMLLGLLGQFLVMPFYAFLMAKVFMLPKALALGLIITCSSPGGGGSYLFSLLLGGDVTLAISMTFISTVAATGFLPLSSAIYSHLLSIHETLHVPISKILGTLLFIAIPIAAGVVIKSKLPKFSQLLLQVIKPFSFVLLLGGLFLAYRMGVFILAGVRLPIVLVGLTVPLVGLLVGYCLATCLKLPVAQRRTVSIEVGVQNSLLALAMLQLSLRRLQADYASQAPFIVALSGTSEMLALVIGHFIYSSLCSVP, encoded by the coding sequence ATGGTGttcaggaggggcaggggcagctgtCGGTGGTGGCCTGGACTGGGAGTCGGGGGAGGTTGCCCAGGCCCCCTAGGCCTGCTCAGGGCTTCCTTGCTGCTTGTCAGCCTGCCTTTGGGGGCCCGGGGAACAGCCAGTGCCAACCTCAGCACAGCTGTGAGCCAGACGGTGCCACTGCCAGGGGGCCGATACTTGAGCATTGGGGATGGCTCTGTGCTGGAGTTTGAGTTCCCAGAGGAGAGCGAGGGCATCATCGTGATCTCCAGCCAGTACCCGGGCCAGGGCAACAGGACAGGGCCCAGGCCGGTGCTGAAGGTCACCTCCTTGGACACAGAGGTGCTGACCATCAAGAACGTGAGTGCCATAACCTGGGGCGGTGGGGGCGGCTTTGTGGTGAGCATCCACTCAGGCCTGCCTGGGCTAGCCCCACTCCACATCCAGCTCATGGACCCCCGTGAGACTCCGCCCGTGCTAATTGAGGAACGGAGAGATTTCTGCATCAAGGTGTCACCTGCCGAAGACACCCCTACCGCCCTTGGCACTGACATGGTCCACTTCTCGGAGAACCCAATACTCTACTTGCTCCTGCCTCTTATCTTTGTCAACAAGTGTTCATTTGGGTGCAAAGTAGAACTCGAGGTTCTGAAGGGGCTCCTGCAGAGCCCCCAGCCTATGCTGCTGGGCCTCCTGGGCCAGTTCCTGGTCATGCCCTTCTATGCTTTCCTGATGGCCAAGGTCTTCATGCTGCCCAAGGCCCTGGCTCTAGGCCTCATCATCACCTGCTCGTCGCCCGGCGGCGGGGGGAGCTACCTCTTCAGCCTCCTCCTTGGAGGGGACGTCACCCTGGCCATCTCCATGACTTTCATCTCAACAGTGGCTGCCACCGGCTTCCTGCCATTGTCCTCTGCCATCTACAGCCATCTGCTCAGCATCCACGAAACCCTCCACGTGCCCATCTCCaagatcctggggaccctgctgTTCATCGCTATCCCCATAGCAGCAGGCGTGGTGATCAAGTCCAAGCTCCCCAAGTTCTCCCAGTTGCTGCTGCAGGTCATCAAGCCCTTCAGCTTTGTGCTTCTCCTGGGTGGCCTCTTCCTGGCCTACCGCATGGGGGTCTTCATCCTGGCTGGCGTCAGGCTGCCCATCGTACTGGTGGGCCTCACAGTGCCCCTGGTTGGCCTCCTGGTGGGCTACTGTCTGGCCACCTGCCTGAAGCTGCCAGTGGCCCAGCGGCGGACGGTGAGCATTGAGGTAGGGGTGCAGAACAGCCTGCTGGCCTTGGCCATGCTGCAGTTGTCCCTCCGGCGCCTTCAAGCAGACTACGCCTCCCAGGCCCCCTTCATTGTAGCACTGAGCGGCACCTCGGAGATGCTGGCCTTGGTGATTGGCCACTTCATCTACAGCAGCCTGTGCTCAGTCCCCTGA